CTGGAAAACAAGGCTCAAACCCAGCCTGTTGCCGAAGCGGCTCCAGCGTCCGAGGAAGTCAAAACCGACGAGGCGGAAACGCCATCCAACGTTGTGAAATTATCGGCGAGTCGGAAAAAGACCGGCGCGGCGACGCCCGAGGATTTTGAAAGCATGCCGATGGCGGCAGGCAGTGAGGCGGATAGCCCGGCCACCGCCCAGGTGGATCCGAACGATCCCGGTTTCGGCAAGGAATGAAAGGAGCCTCAGGGCTCCGTCCCGACGCGGGACTCGATGAATTCAATGATGGCCCCGGCGACATTCACGTCGGTGGTCTTCTCGATCCCCTCCAGACCCGGTGACGAGTTCACCTCCATCACCACAGGTCCGATCTTCGAGCGCAGTATATCGACGCCGGCCACGCCCAGACCCAAAAGCTGGGCGGCGCGAACGGCCATGGACCGTTCCTGCTCGGTGATCTCGACCTTGTGACCGCTGCCCCCGCGATGAATATTCGAGCGGAATTCCCCTTCCGCAGCCTTGCGCATCATGGATGCCACGACCTGATCCCCGACGACGAAGCAGCGAATATCACTGCCCGCGGCTTCGCGGATGAATTCCTGGACGATGATGTTCGCGTCCAGACCGCGAAAGGCTTCGATCACCGATTCTGCGGCCTTTTTCGTTTCCGCCAGCACCACGCCGATGCCCTGCGTGCCTTCCAGGAGCTTGACGACCAAAGGCGCGCCGCCGGCGATTTCGATCAGTCCCGCCACGTCCTTGGTGCTGTGCGCGCAGCCGGTCACCGGCAGATCAATATTGTCCTTGGCCAATTTCTGCAGACAGTGGAGTTTATCGCGGGAACAGGCGATCGCCGCCGAGTCGTTGACGACATAAGTCTTCATCAGTTCGAACTGGCGAACCACAGCGGTACC
This Oligoflexus sp. DNA region includes the following protein-coding sequences:
- the rimK gene encoding 30S ribosomal protein S6--L-glutamate ligase; this translates as MKIVILSRKRDLYSTRRLVEAAEERGHSVRVIDYLRCYMNITSTDPKIIYGHQILTGIDAVIPRIGASYTFYGTAVVRQFELMKTYVVNDSAAIACSRDKLHCLQKLAKDNIDLPVTGCAHSTKDVAGLIEIAGGAPLVVKLLEGTQGIGVVLAETKKAAESVIEAFRGLDANIIVQEFIREAAGSDIRCFVVGDQVVASMMRKAAEGEFRSNIHRGGSGHKVEITEQERSMAVRAAQLLGLGVAGVDILRSKIGPVVMEVNSSPGLEGIEKTTDVNVAGAIIEFIESRVGTEP